The Pelagibacterium halotolerans B2 genome has a segment encoding these proteins:
- the rbfA gene encoding 30S ribosome-binding factor RbfA, whose translation MVKKASTSAPSQRMLRVGERVRHEIAALLARNEIIDPLLETVTVTVPEVRMTPDLKLANVYVMPLGGENAEDVVSALNAHAKFIRGRITPALDLKYAPQFRFFVDKTFDEYGRIDAILRSERVQRDLASDDDGED comes from the coding sequence TCTCAGCGCATGCTTCGCGTCGGCGAACGCGTGCGCCACGAGATCGCGGCCCTGCTCGCGCGCAACGAGATCATCGATCCGCTCCTCGAAACCGTCACCGTCACGGTCCCCGAAGTGCGCATGACGCCCGATCTCAAGCTCGCCAACGTCTATGTCATGCCGCTGGGCGGGGAAAATGCCGAGGACGTGGTGTCCGCGCTCAATGCGCACGCCAAATTCATTCGCGGCCGCATCACCCCGGCGCTCGATCTCAAATATGCGCCCCAGTTCCGCTTCTTCGTCGACAAGACGTTCGACGAATATGGCCGCATCGATGCGATTTTGCGCTCGGAACGCGTGCAGCGCGATCTGGCGAGCGACGACGACGGCGAAGACTGA